A single window of Paracoccus sp. MBLB3053 DNA harbors:
- a CDS encoding heme ABC transporter ATP-binding protein yields MSLIVEDIAVSLGRKQIFSGVSIAAQAGQFTAIVGPNGSGKTTLMRALTGELPHKGRITLGGHDIAALAPEELARRRGVLPQAAALSFPFTVAEVVRIGLEARGERADALIPAALAAVDLPGFSGRLYQQLSGGEQQRVQLARVLAQVWQPVGPNGPRWLFLDEPVISLDIAHQLTVMRLAADYARRGGGVLAVMHDLNLTALFAQKIILMGRGQVLAQGRPAEVMTDAILSEAYGCALRVNEVPKDSIWILPQATSLGG; encoded by the coding sequence GTGAGCCTGATCGTCGAAGACATCGCGGTCAGCCTTGGCCGCAAACAGATCTTCAGCGGGGTCTCGATCGCCGCGCAGGCGGGGCAGTTCACCGCCATCGTCGGGCCGAATGGCTCGGGCAAGACCACCCTGATGCGCGCGCTGACCGGCGAGTTGCCGCACAAGGGCCGGATCACCTTGGGCGGGCACGACATCGCCGCGCTCGCGCCCGAGGAATTGGCCCGGCGACGCGGCGTGCTGCCCCAGGCGGCCGCGCTGTCCTTTCCCTTTACCGTCGCCGAGGTCGTCCGCATCGGTCTTGAGGCGCGGGGCGAGCGCGCCGATGCCCTGATCCCCGCCGCTTTGGCCGCGGTCGACCTGCCGGGCTTTTCCGGGCGGCTTTACCAGCAGCTTTCGGGCGGAGAGCAGCAGCGCGTGCAATTGGCCCGCGTGCTGGCTCAGGTCTGGCAGCCCGTCGGGCCCAATGGTCCGCGCTGGCTGTTTCTGGATGAACCGGTCATCAGCCTCGACATCGCACATCAGCTGACGGTGATGCGGCTGGCAGCGGATTACGCTCGCCGGGGCGGCGGTGTTCTGGCGGTGATGCATGACCTGAACTTGACGGCGCTCTTCGCGCAGAAGATCATCCTGATGGGCCGAGGCCAAGTCCTTGCGCAGGGCCGACCGGCAGAAGTGATGACCGACGCGATTTTATCCGAGGCCTATGGTTGCGCCCTGCGGGTGAACGAAGTTCCAAAGGACAGCATCTGGATACTGCCGCAAGCCACGTCCCTGGGCGGATAA
- a CDS encoding GntR family transcriptional regulator — translation MGEKLPSDMRSLSEQVYNLIRRDILQGLLLPDMKLRIETVSERYKIGAVPVREALNRLSAEGLVERKSQRGFFVAPLEMGDLEELVKTRIWLETRALQESIARSDEAWEEALVVSFHRLSRTSRRLMPDDGREISEEWDIRHKEFHMQLIDHCGSSWLLSFCATMMDQAARYRNVSMNTHSSQARREGALAEHQAILDAVLSRDAELACRLLSEHYQATLAALRPAGCTDAAPGAED, via the coding sequence ATGGGAGAGAAGTTGCCAAGCGACATGCGCAGCCTGTCGGAACAGGTCTATAACCTGATCCGCCGCGACATTCTGCAGGGGCTGCTTCTTCCCGACATGAAGCTGCGCATCGAGACGGTGTCCGAACGCTACAAAATCGGCGCTGTCCCCGTGCGCGAGGCCCTGAACCGGCTTTCTGCCGAGGGGTTGGTAGAACGCAAGAGCCAGCGCGGCTTTTTTGTCGCCCCGCTGGAGATGGGCGATCTTGAGGAGCTGGTCAAGACCCGCATCTGGCTGGAAACCCGCGCATTGCAGGAATCCATCGCCCGTTCCGACGAAGCGTGGGAAGAGGCGCTGGTCGTCAGCTTTCACCGCTTGTCGCGCACCTCGCGCCGGCTGATGCCCGATGACGGGCGGGAGATATCCGAGGAATGGGACATCCGCCACAAGGAGTTCCACATGCAGCTGATCGACCACTGCGGCTCAAGCTGGCTGCTGTCCTTTTGCGCGACGATGATGGATCAGGCGGCACGCTACCGGAACGTCTCGATGAACACCCATTCCAGCCAGGCCCGTCGCGAAGGCGCGCTGGCCGAGCATCAGGCCATTCTTGACGCCGTTCTGAGCCGCGATGCTGAACTGGCCTGCCGGTTGCTGAGCGAGCATTATCAAGCCACCCTGGCGGCGCTGCGCCCGGCGGGGTGCACCGACGCTGCGCCTGGTGCGGAGGATTGA
- a CDS encoding ABC transporter permease: MTETASDDLPDTVWIEKTSWIDAMPRWLAMSLLFIAVVTLWDLVTRWGWVSPIILPSPAETLADLIFVGRNLITGDYMLGALWTTTKTVFFGFLIAASIGFLLGVLVGETKFGERAVMPYLVAIDTMPKVAFAPLFIAWLGFDIASKVALAAFIATFPIVVATAAGLYAATENERMLFKSMGATRMQTLLRLKLPTGLPYMFTGLKIAAVGVMAGAITGEFLGGGKGFGALIRQSASQMDTPRVFALILYLSLLGLCLYFTVVWAQRRFVFWNKDQRPGGLG, from the coding sequence ATGACCGAGACCGCTTCCGACGACCTGCCTGACACCGTCTGGATCGAGAAAACCAGCTGGATCGACGCCATGCCGCGCTGGCTCGCCATGTCGCTTCTGTTCATCGCTGTCGTCACGCTGTGGGATCTGGTGACACGCTGGGGTTGGGTATCTCCGATCATCCTGCCAAGCCCCGCCGAAACGCTTGCGGATCTGATCTTCGTGGGGCGCAATCTGATCACCGGCGATTACATGCTCGGCGCGCTCTGGACGACCACCAAAACGGTCTTCTTCGGCTTCCTGATCGCGGCGAGCATCGGTTTCCTGCTGGGCGTTCTGGTCGGCGAGACCAAATTCGGCGAACGCGCGGTCATGCCCTATCTGGTCGCGATCGACACCATGCCCAAGGTGGCCTTCGCGCCGCTCTTCATCGCATGGCTGGGCTTCGACATTGCCTCCAAGGTGGCGCTCGCGGCCTTTATCGCGACCTTTCCCATCGTCGTCGCCACCGCTGCCGGTCTTTATGCCGCCACCGAAAACGAACGGATGCTTTTCAAATCCATGGGCGCGACGCGGATGCAGACGCTGCTGCGGCTGAAACTGCCGACCGGCCTGCCCTATATGTTCACCGGCCTGAAAATCGCGGCGGTGGGCGTCATGGCCGGGGCGATCACTGGCGAATTTTTGGGCGGCGGCAAGGGCTTCGGGGCATTGATCCGGCAATCCGCCAGCCAGATGGACACGCCGCGCGTCTTTGCGCTGATCCTCTACTTGAGCCTGCTGGGACTTTGTCTGTATTTCACCGTCGTCTGGGCACAACGCCGGTTCGTGTTCTGGAACAAGGACCAACGGCCGGGTGGCCTTGGTTGA
- a CDS encoding ABC transporter ATP-binding protein has product MTMAESQILPDSAAIPRPVYEISRLSKTYARNRLVALTDVNLTLREGEFVSVIGSSGCGKSTLLKIMSGLMPPTSGRVTLEGKPVIGTRADIGMMFQQATLLPWMTTIENIVLPIEIRQGKSAARAARARAQDLLDLVGLGDFAHVYPGELSGGMAQRASICRMLITRPAVLLLDEPFSALDELTRDFMNMELQRICHETRATAFLVTHSLAEAVILSDRILVMKPRPGRIVEEVVIPLPRPRTLDMINTPEFGRIVAHIRDLLGKEAEQ; this is encoded by the coding sequence ATGACGATGGCCGAGTCCCAGATCCTTCCGGACAGCGCCGCCATTCCCCGACCGGTCTATGAGATCTCGCGCCTGTCCAAGACCTATGCGCGCAATCGCCTGGTCGCATTGACGGATGTGAACCTGACCCTGCGCGAGGGCGAGTTCGTCTCGGTCATCGGCTCGTCGGGCTGCGGGAAATCGACGCTGCTGAAGATCATGTCGGGACTCATGCCGCCGACCTCGGGTCGCGTCACGCTCGAGGGCAAGCCCGTCATCGGCACCCGCGCCGATATCGGGATGATGTTTCAGCAGGCGACGCTGCTGCCCTGGATGACCACGATTGAAAACATTGTCCTGCCGATCGAGATCCGGCAGGGCAAATCCGCCGCCCGCGCCGCCCGCGCGCGGGCACAGGATCTGCTGGACCTCGTGGGTCTGGGCGATTTCGCGCATGTCTATCCGGGCGAATTGTCCGGCGGCATGGCGCAGCGGGCCTCGATCTGCCGGATGCTGATCACCCGGCCGGCGGTCTTGCTGCTGGACGAGCCCTTCAGCGCGCTGGACGAGCTGACGCGGGATTTCATGAACATGGAGTTGCAGCGGATCTGCCACGAGACCCGCGCCACCGCCTTTCTCGTCACCCATTCCCTGGCCGAGGCGGTGATCCTGTCCGACCGCATCCTGGTGATGAAGCCGCGTCCCGGCCGCATCGTCGAGGAGGTGGTGATCCCCCTGCCCCGGCCGCGCACGCTGGACATGATCAATACCCCGGAATTCGGCCGGATCGTGGCCCATATCCGCGACCTGCTGGGCAAGGAGGCCGAGCAATGA
- a CDS encoding ABC transporter substrate-binding protein, protein MTEATRLSRRAFGGLAAAAAATFAIGRPGIVRAQTAITFAVPNPSALTWLPYWVALGEGYFGEEGLAPTLQAIDGSSAVLQAMSAGQAQIGAPGPGPVLGARARGVDVKFIYNLFPKSVFGLLVKKDSAVQSPADLKGTVVGVGTADGAEVSFTRAILTDLGMKDGVDYTFLPVGDGGTAAVAFLRDEVGSYAGAISDAAILGARGLELREITPEKYLGFFGNGIAMLESQMAATPDLAPKFGRALVRGMRFASDPANHDKALAHCATGNPQEGEDKKFAAALLAAAIDRMTPTEAFAAKGYGYQPPEHWQMIHDAAVASGALEKPLDDLSAVYSNEFVEGWNAS, encoded by the coding sequence ATGACGGAAGCAACGAGACTTTCCCGCCGTGCCTTCGGGGGACTTGCGGCAGCGGCAGCAGCGACCTTTGCCATTGGGCGTCCCGGGATCGTGCGGGCGCAGACGGCAATCACATTCGCCGTACCAAACCCCTCGGCCCTGACCTGGCTGCCCTATTGGGTGGCACTCGGCGAGGGCTATTTCGGCGAAGAAGGGCTTGCGCCCACCCTGCAGGCCATCGACGGCTCTTCGGCCGTGCTGCAGGCCATGTCGGCCGGGCAGGCCCAGATCGGCGCCCCCGGACCGGGGCCGGTCCTTGGCGCGCGGGCGCGCGGCGTGGACGTGAAGTTCATCTATAATCTGTTTCCGAAATCGGTCTTTGGCCTTCTGGTCAAGAAAGACAGCGCGGTGCAAAGCCCGGCGGACCTGAAGGGGACGGTCGTCGGCGTCGGCACGGCGGACGGGGCCGAGGTGTCGTTCACCCGCGCCATCCTGACGGATCTCGGGATGAAGGACGGGGTGGATTATACCTTCCTGCCGGTTGGCGATGGCGGAACGGCTGCGGTCGCCTTCCTGCGCGACGAGGTCGGCTCCTATGCGGGTGCGATCTCGGATGCGGCGATCCTTGGTGCGCGTGGGCTGGAACTGCGTGAAATCACGCCCGAGAAATATCTGGGCTTCTTTGGCAATGGCATCGCCATGCTGGAAAGCCAGATGGCCGCGACCCCGGATCTTGCGCCGAAATTCGGGCGCGCCCTGGTGCGGGGAATGCGCTTTGCCAGCGATCCGGCGAACCATGACAAGGCCCTGGCCCATTGCGCCACCGGCAACCCGCAGGAGGGCGAGGACAAGAAATTCGCCGCAGCGCTTCTGGCGGCGGCGATCGACCGGATGACGCCCACCGAGGCCTTTGCCGCCAAGGGCTACGGCTATCAGCCCCCCGAGCATTGGCAGATGATCCATGACGCCGCCGTGGCCTCGGGGGCGTTGGAAAAGCCGCTCGATGACCTCTCGGCGGTCTATAGCAATGAATTCGTCGAGGGCTGGAACGCGTCATGA
- a CDS encoding fumarylacetoacetate hydrolase family protein — translation MMAYALTPPQQAYLDIVGSDEKFPVRRIYCIGKNYVAHVIEMGGEVERDPPVIFQKPNDSVVRNGGEIPYPVYTENFHYEGELVVALKSGGHHIAVAEAAGHVFGYAVGLDMTRRDHQARALENGLPWEITKSFDHSAPIGPISRIEDTGVLTAGRITLSVNGETRQDGDIGWMIWKIDEIISKLSEQFRLAPGDVIMTGTPAGVGAVVPGDELVVHVDGLQDLHLRIGGPAA, via the coding sequence ATGATGGCTTATGCCCTGACACCGCCCCAGCAGGCCTATCTGGACATCGTCGGCAGCGACGAGAAATTTCCGGTCCGGCGGATCTATTGCATCGGCAAGAACTATGTCGCCCATGTCATCGAAATGGGCGGAGAGGTCGAGCGCGACCCGCCGGTGATCTTTCAGAAACCGAATGATTCCGTGGTCCGCAATGGCGGCGAGATCCCCTATCCGGTCTATACCGAGAATTTTCATTATGAGGGCGAATTGGTCGTCGCGCTGAAATCCGGCGGGCATCATATTGCCGTGGCCGAGGCGGCGGGACATGTCTTTGGCTATGCGGTCGGGCTCGACATGACGCGGCGCGACCATCAGGCAAGGGCGCTGGAAAACGGCCTGCCCTGGGAGATCACGAAATCCTTCGATCACTCGGCCCCGATCGGTCCGATCAGCCGGATCGAGGATACCGGCGTCCTGACCGCAGGCCGGATCACGCTTTCCGTCAATGGCGAGACGCGGCAGGATGGCGATATCGGCTGGATGATCTGGAAGATCGACGAGATCATCTCGAAGCTCTCCGAACAGTTCCGGCTGGCGCCCGGCGATGTCATCATGACCGGAACGCCGGCAGGCGTGGGCGCGGTGGTGCCGGGGGACGAGCTGGTCGTGCATGTGGACGGGTTGCAGGATCTGCACCTGCGGATCGGCGGCCCGGCGGCGTGA
- a CDS encoding RraA family protein: MTPYARLAELGAATLGEAWPQARIVTAPPRPLAPDMALAGPAVTVRCQPGDNLVLHRVIAQAGPGDVLVVDYGGRTDSAPFGEIMALACQLRGIAGLIIDGAVRDSRAIIRAGFPVFARGLTIRGSTKRHVGAIGPNLLLAGTEVAAGDLVVADADGMVVVARDQIDTALDAAQARAAREEHIMARLRAGESTLEIFGLGPKEDG, translated from the coding sequence GTGACCCCTTATGCCAGATTAGCGGAACTTGGCGCGGCCACGCTGGGCGAGGCATGGCCCCAGGCGCGCATCGTGACCGCGCCGCCGCGGCCGCTTGCCCCGGACATGGCACTGGCCGGGCCGGCCGTGACGGTTCGGTGCCAGCCGGGCGACAATCTGGTGCTGCACAGGGTCATCGCCCAGGCCGGGCCGGGCGATGTGCTTGTCGTCGATTATGGGGGCAGGACCGACAGCGCCCCTTTTGGCGAGATCATGGCGCTGGCCTGTCAGCTGCGCGGCATCGCCGGTCTGATCATCGACGGCGCGGTGCGCGACAGCAGGGCGATCATCCGTGCGGGTTTTCCGGTCTTTGCCCGCGGCCTGACGATCCGTGGCTCGACCAAACGGCATGTCGGCGCGATCGGCCCGAACCTGCTGCTCGCCGGAACCGAGGTCGCTGCGGGTGATCTGGTGGTGGCCGATGCCGATGGCATGGTCGTGGTCGCGCGGGATCAGATCGACACAGCGCTTGATGCCGCGCAGGCCCGCGCCGCGCGCGAGGAACACATCATGGCGCGGCTGCGGGCCGGGGAAAGCACGCTAGAGATTTTTGGCCTTGGGCCAAAGGAGGACGGATGA
- a CDS encoding NAD(P)-dependent oxidoreductase, producing the protein MSEVIGIAGVGRMGSAFAQRLIGTGHQVRVWNRNPDRCAPAVAAGAEQVDMAGLAACPVIITSLADDLAVSQITKALIDAGLGDGLLIEMSTLLPSEAAALAQQVGAAGVEFLHAPVGGTVEPALKGQLLGMAGGSAAAFARARPVLDHLCRRVEYLGTPEAAARMKLAINLPLAIYWQTLGEALALLRGAGIAPELAISMIADSSAGPTVLKNRQQVVVDTLAGQDLAGTFDLAGLAKDLNQALVLARGEGADMPLSDATAPRYARALEQGHGGLDGASLSRRAAGWP; encoded by the coding sequence ATGAGCGAGGTGATCGGCATTGCCGGAGTGGGTCGCATGGGCAGCGCCTTTGCGCAGCGTCTGATCGGAACCGGGCATCAGGTCCGGGTCTGGAACCGCAATCCCGATCGCTGTGCCCCGGCGGTCGCGGCGGGGGCCGAGCAGGTCGATATGGCGGGGCTGGCCGCCTGTCCGGTCATCATTACCTCGCTTGCCGATGATCTGGCCGTGTCTCAGATCACCAAGGCGCTTATCGACGCGGGTCTTGGCGATGGCCTGTTGATCGAGATGTCGACGCTCTTGCCGAGCGAGGCCGCGGCGCTGGCGCAGCAGGTCGGCGCGGCGGGGGTGGAATTTCTGCATGCTCCGGTCGGCGGGACGGTCGAGCCCGCGCTGAAAGGGCAGTTGCTGGGCATGGCGGGCGGAAGCGCCGCGGCTTTCGCGCGCGCCCGGCCGGTTCTGGACCATCTGTGCCGCCGGGTCGAATATCTGGGCACACCCGAGGCAGCGGCACGGATGAAGCTGGCGATCAACCTGCCGCTCGCGATCTATTGGCAGACGCTGGGCGAGGCGCTGGCTTTGCTGCGCGGCGCGGGCATCGCGCCCGAACTCGCGATCAGCATGATCGCGGACAGTTCCGCCGGACCGACCGTGCTGAAGAACCGCCAGCAGGTCGTGGTCGATACATTGGCGGGGCAGGATCTGGCCGGCACCTTCGACCTGGCTGGCCTTGCCAAGGATCTGAACCAAGCCTTGGTTCTGGCGCGGGGCGAAGGCGCGGATATGCCGCTTTCCGATGCGACCGCCCCGCGCTATGCCCGGGCATTGGAGCAGGGGCATGGCGGGCTTGACGGCGCGAGCCTGTCGCGACGTGCGGCGGGCTGGCCGTGA
- a CDS encoding sulfite exporter TauE/SafE family protein, with translation MDVATLIELVLALAVSGALIGFLAGLFGIGGGAISVPVFFEIFQLLGYAPEISMPLAVGTSLAVIVPTSIASARGHWHRGTVDMALLRIWAIPILIGVLAGSVIARYADPWVFQVVFVAVATVIAIRLLTGGQGWRLAETLPGRALLTIYGAVIGFLSALMGIGGGALSNLAMTLHGVPIHRAISTSAGVGVLIAIPGTLGYMAAGWGRAGLPPDALGFVSPITFALTIPTALLTARLGVRLAHALSRRHLEMAFGLFLLTVSARFLLGLLG, from the coding sequence ATGGATGTCGCGACCCTGATCGAGCTTGTCCTTGCGCTGGCCGTCTCGGGCGCTTTGATCGGTTTTCTCGCGGGACTGTTCGGGATCGGGGGCGGCGCGATTTCCGTGCCGGTGTTTTTCGAGATCTTCCAGCTTCTTGGCTACGCGCCAGAAATTTCGATGCCGCTCGCGGTCGGAACCTCGCTCGCGGTGATCGTGCCCACCTCGATCGCCTCGGCGCGCGGCCATTGGCATCGCGGAACGGTTGACATGGCTTTGCTGCGCATCTGGGCGATCCCGATCCTGATCGGAGTCCTGGCGGGCTCGGTCATTGCCCGATATGCCGACCCTTGGGTCTTTCAGGTCGTTTTCGTCGCCGTCGCGACGGTCATCGCCATCAGGCTGCTGACCGGGGGCCAAGGCTGGCGCCTTGCCGAGACGCTGCCCGGCCGCGCCCTGCTGACGATCTATGGCGCGGTGATCGGCTTTCTTTCGGCGTTGATGGGGATCGGTGGCGGCGCGCTGTCGAATCTTGCCATGACCTTGCACGGCGTGCCGATCCATCGTGCGATCTCGACCTCGGCCGGGGTCGGGGTGCTGATCGCGATTCCCGGCACCCTGGGCTATATGGCCGCGGGATGGGGCAGGGCCGGTCTGCCCCCCGACGCGCTTGGCTTCGTTTCGCCCATCACCTTCGCCCTGACCATTCCCACGGCGCTGCTGACCGCAAGGCTGGGCGTCAGGCTGGCCCACGCCCTGTCGCGGCGGCATCTTGAAATGGCCTTCGGCCTGTTCCTGCTGACAGTATCGGCGCGGTTCCTGCTCGGATTGCTGGGATAG